In one Streptomyces sp. NBC_00597 genomic region, the following are encoded:
- a CDS encoding aminotransferase class I/II-fold pyridoxal phosphate-dependent enzyme: protein MARTTGHTPVTPPAEGGGTASPAGGARRDDIAIVGMACRFPGAPNVNRYWQLLTAPQPQFSTVPDERWRSAAFLSDDLRDTSSAYTDTMALLPDVGHFDAAHYGIPPRRARSMDPQHRLLIDLAREAIQDAGWETDGFDREETSVITSLTESGYRELSTMRIRMRQLAGGEFGARAADPRWAQTVRAVDGLHGTSVAGLLLNMGPNTISSVFDLHGESYALDSACSGGLMAVANAVFALRAGRSRIALAGGAQMILAPDLLVGLSRIGALSRSGRCLPFGAQADGFVLGEGAGVLVLRPLADALAADDRVYAVIRGVGTANDGTVQGGMHPEAAGQLRALRRAYRDAGLGPDSVGYLEAHGTGTRVGDPVEVAVLRELRGDHAAPAFLGAVKAVVGHSLNAAGIAGLVKTVLAVHRGVIPPQPELEPADPAGLEAARLTIPTQATPWPESGQPRRAGVSAFGFGGTGVHLVVEECATAPAPPAPDGRPHLLVLSARDRPGLARYARELAHTIAVDRPPLAEVAATLARRTPLVQRLALVVRDPGDAVDRLTAAAETVAAGRTADSGPGRTPAQDDTVTTGAAATVRTPPCTLPPSPLAPRHHWVVDGAAREASDQAPDEAPDEAPGQARDEPADQVSDQVAQPPDAGRPPGPAPEAARADGGGSAASVVLEAVSRTGVFPLSDLSTRMTLTTDLGFDSLMLQELEVVMGQRVPGFSSDELYAPGLTIERLITLVAPHATDPPPSGGPPPPRPDTVDPNTATTCVDDFPEVRQFEERVRAIDASGAGFPYFRVHEGTIRDTTLIGGRSYLSFGSYNYLGLSGHPVVSEAAHRAVDRYGTSVSASRMLSGERDLTVRLERVLAEFLGVEDCLALVSGHATNVTAIGHLVAAGDLVLHDALAHDSILQGCALSGAARRPFAHNDMGRLEHMLRVNRSRFRRVLIAVEGAYSMDGDMVDLPAVVELKKRYGALLLVDEAHSIGTVGEHGRGVGEFYGVDRSAADLWMGTLSKAFASCGGYLGGSARTVRWLRHTLPGFVYSVGLTPANAAAALAAAELIAAEPQRVRTLQRNAELFLGLAAEAGLATGSSARTPIVPCLLDGSERTLRVADRLFDRGVIADPIFHPAVEEGLARLRFFITSEHTEGDIRHAVAVLAEEVAATGE, encoded by the coding sequence GTGGCGCGAACGACTGGCCACACCCCGGTGACGCCCCCGGCCGAGGGCGGCGGCACAGCGAGCCCGGCCGGGGGAGCGCGGCGCGACGACATCGCGATCGTGGGGATGGCCTGCAGGTTCCCGGGGGCGCCGAACGTCAACCGGTACTGGCAGCTCCTCACCGCCCCGCAGCCGCAGTTCTCCACCGTCCCCGACGAGCGGTGGCGCTCCGCCGCCTTCCTCTCCGACGACCTCCGCGACACGTCCTCCGCGTACACCGACACCATGGCCCTGCTGCCGGACGTGGGCCACTTCGACGCGGCGCACTACGGCATCCCACCCCGCCGGGCCAGATCGATGGACCCCCAGCACCGGCTGCTGATCGACCTCGCGCGGGAGGCCATCCAGGACGCGGGGTGGGAGACCGACGGCTTCGACCGCGAGGAGACCTCGGTGATCACGTCGCTCACCGAGAGCGGCTACCGGGAACTCAGCACCATGCGGATACGGATGCGGCAGCTGGCCGGCGGTGAGTTCGGCGCGCGGGCTGCCGATCCGCGGTGGGCGCAGACGGTCCGCGCGGTGGACGGGCTGCACGGCACGTCCGTGGCCGGGCTCCTCCTCAACATGGGTCCCAACACGATCAGTTCGGTTTTCGACCTGCACGGCGAGAGCTACGCGCTGGACTCGGCGTGTTCCGGCGGGCTCATGGCCGTGGCCAACGCCGTGTTCGCCCTGCGCGCGGGCCGCAGCCGCATCGCACTGGCCGGCGGCGCCCAAATGATCCTTGCTCCGGACCTGTTGGTGGGGCTGAGCCGGATCGGCGCCCTCTCGCGCAGCGGCCGGTGCCTGCCCTTCGGTGCGCAGGCCGACGGATTCGTCCTGGGGGAGGGCGCAGGAGTCCTCGTGCTACGACCCCTGGCCGACGCGCTGGCAGCGGACGACCGGGTCTACGCGGTGATCCGCGGGGTGGGCACCGCCAACGACGGGACCGTGCAGGGCGGCATGCACCCCGAAGCGGCCGGCCAGCTGCGGGCCCTGCGCCGGGCCTACCGGGACGCGGGACTGGGCCCGGACTCGGTGGGGTACCTGGAGGCACACGGCACCGGGACGAGGGTCGGTGATCCGGTCGAGGTCGCCGTCCTGCGCGAGCTGCGCGGTGACCACGCCGCGCCCGCGTTCCTCGGTGCGGTGAAGGCCGTGGTGGGGCACTCGCTGAACGCCGCGGGGATCGCCGGACTCGTCAAGACCGTTCTGGCCGTGCACCGGGGAGTGATACCGCCGCAGCCGGAGTTAGAGCCGGCCGACCCTGCCGGGCTCGAAGCGGCGCGGTTGACCATCCCGACGCAGGCGACCCCGTGGCCGGAGTCCGGGCAGCCCCGCCGGGCAGGGGTGAGCGCCTTCGGATTCGGAGGCACCGGCGTCCATCTGGTGGTGGAGGAGTGCGCCACGGCCCCCGCCCCGCCGGCGCCGGACGGGCGACCGCACCTCCTGGTGCTGAGCGCCCGGGACCGGCCCGGGCTGGCCCGCTACGCCCGGGAACTCGCGCACACCATCGCCGTCGACCGGCCGCCGCTGGCCGAGGTGGCCGCAACCCTGGCCCGCCGGACTCCCCTCGTGCAGCGGCTGGCCCTGGTGGTGCGGGACCCCGGGGACGCCGTAGACCGGCTGACCGCGGCGGCCGAGACCGTGGCGGCGGGCCGCACCGCAGACTCCGGGCCCGGACGGACGCCGGCGCAGGACGACACGGTCACCACCGGCGCGGCGGCGACCGTGCGGACACCACCGTGCACCCTGCCGCCGAGTCCGCTCGCCCCGCGGCACCACTGGGTGGTGGACGGGGCGGCCCGAGAGGCGTCGGACCAGGCACCGGACGAGGCACCGGACGAGGCGCCGGGCCAGGCACGGGACGAGCCGGCGGACCAGGTGTCGGACCAGGTGGCGCAGCCGCCCGACGCGGGGCGCCCGCCCGGGCCCGCGCCCGAGGCGGCGCGGGCCGACGGAGGCGGGTCCGCGGCGTCCGTCGTACTCGAAGCGGTGTCGCGGACGGGTGTCTTCCCCCTCTCCGACCTGAGTACACGGATGACGCTGACGACCGATCTCGGCTTCGACTCCCTGATGCTGCAAGAGCTGGAAGTCGTCATGGGCCAGCGCGTGCCCGGCTTCTCATCCGACGAGTTGTACGCCCCCGGACTGACCATCGAGCGGCTGATCACGCTGGTCGCCCCGCACGCCACCGATCCGCCGCCATCCGGTGGGCCGCCGCCCCCGCGGCCCGACACCGTGGACCCGAACACCGCCACCACGTGCGTCGACGACTTCCCCGAAGTACGGCAGTTCGAGGAGCGCGTGCGCGCGATCGACGCCAGTGGCGCGGGCTTCCCGTACTTCCGCGTCCACGAGGGCACCATCCGTGACACGACCCTGATCGGCGGCCGGTCGTACCTCTCCTTCGGCAGCTACAACTACCTGGGGCTCTCCGGCCATCCGGTGGTCAGCGAGGCCGCGCACAGGGCGGTGGACCGCTACGGGACCTCGGTCTCCGCGAGTCGGATGCTGTCCGGCGAGCGGGACCTGACCGTACGGCTGGAGCGGGTGCTCGCCGAGTTCCTCGGCGTCGAGGACTGCCTGGCGCTGGTGAGCGGGCACGCCACCAACGTCACCGCGATCGGGCACCTCGTCGCCGCGGGCGACCTCGTCCTCCACGATGCGCTCGCCCACGACAGCATCCTCCAGGGATGCGCGCTGTCCGGGGCGGCCCGGCGTCCGTTCGCCCACAACGACATGGGCCGGCTGGAACACATGTTGAGGGTCAACCGGTCCCGTTTCCGGCGGGTACTGATCGCCGTCGAGGGCGCGTACAGCATGGACGGCGACATGGTCGACCTGCCTGCGGTCGTCGAGCTGAAGAAGCGTTACGGCGCCCTGCTGCTGGTCGATGAGGCGCACAGCATCGGCACCGTGGGCGAACACGGCCGCGGGGTGGGCGAGTTCTACGGCGTCGATCGCTCCGCAGCGGACCTGTGGATGGGCACCCTCTCCAAGGCCTTCGCCAGCTGTGGCGGTTACCTGGGAGGCTCGGCGCGGACGGTGCGGTGGCTGCGGCACACGCTGCCCGGCTTCGTCTACAGCGTCGGCCTGACCCCCGCCAACGCGGCCGCGGCGCTGGCCGCCGCCGAGCTGATCGCCGCAGAACCGCAGCGGGTGCGCACGCTCCAGCGGAACGCGGAGCTGTTCCTCGGCCTGGCCGCCGAGGCCGGTCTGGCGACGGGCTCCAGTGCCCGTACGCCGATCGTGCCGTGCCTGCTGGATGGTTCCGAGCGGACCCTGCGCGTCGCGGACCGGCTGTTCGACCGCGGTGTCATCGCGGACCCGATCTTCCACCCCGCAGTGGAAGAGGGGCTCGCGCGGCTGCGGTTCTTCATCACCAGCGAACACACCGAAGGCGACATCCGCCACGCCGTGGCCGTCCTGGCCGAGGAGGTGGCGGCCACAGGGGAGTGA
- a CDS encoding NAD-dependent epimerase/dehydratase family protein, with protein sequence MSLHVVMGFGPAGAATARLLVEQGHSVRVVTRSGRSAEPGIEHVALDATDSGRLAAAARGAAAIHQCAAPPYHHWARQWPPLISSVCAAAESTGAVLVMLGNLYGYGPVDGPITEAGPLAATGPKGRVRAAGWEAARTLHEEGRIKAVEVRACDFFGPGVTDGGHLAGRVMPPLLRGKSVSTLGDPDAPHSWSYLPDVARAMVEVAGEERAWGRAWHVPTEPALSVREMVGLLAARAGTAPVAVRRLPPAVFGAAALFSPLLRELKEIRYQFDRPFIVDSSAYEAEFTVRATPVDEQVKATVDWWRERLATPR encoded by the coding sequence GTGAGCCTTCATGTCGTCATGGGATTCGGGCCCGCAGGGGCCGCCACCGCCCGACTTCTGGTCGAGCAGGGCCATTCGGTGCGGGTCGTGACCAGATCGGGCCGCAGCGCGGAGCCCGGTATCGAGCACGTCGCCCTCGACGCGACGGACAGTGGACGCCTGGCCGCGGCCGCACGGGGCGCGGCAGCCATCCACCAGTGCGCCGCCCCGCCCTACCACCACTGGGCGCGTCAATGGCCGCCGCTGATCTCGTCCGTCTGCGCGGCGGCGGAGTCGACCGGGGCCGTCCTGGTCATGCTGGGCAACCTCTACGGCTACGGACCCGTGGACGGCCCCATCACCGAGGCGGGGCCCCTCGCGGCGACCGGCCCCAAGGGGCGGGTCCGCGCCGCCGGCTGGGAGGCGGCGCGCACACTGCACGAGGAGGGCCGCATCAAAGCGGTCGAGGTACGGGCCTGCGACTTCTTCGGGCCAGGTGTGACCGACGGCGGACACTTGGCCGGTCGGGTCATGCCCCCGCTGCTGCGCGGAAAGTCGGTCTCCACCCTCGGGGACCCGGACGCCCCGCACAGCTGGAGCTACCTCCCCGACGTGGCGCGGGCCATGGTCGAAGTCGCGGGCGAGGAACGGGCCTGGGGGCGGGCCTGGCACGTTCCGACGGAACCCGCCCTGTCCGTCCGCGAGATGGTGGGCCTCCTCGCGGCCCGGGCCGGAACTGCGCCGGTGGCGGTGCGCCGGCTGCCGCCCGCAGTGTTCGGCGCAGCCGCGCTCTTCTCGCCGCTGCTCCGGGAACTGAAAGAGATCCGCTACCAGTTCGACCGGCCCTTCATCGTCGATTCGAGTGCCTACGAAGCCGAGTTCACCGTCCGCGCCACCCCCGTCGACGAGCAGGTCAAGGCGACGGTGGACTGGTGGCGCGAACGACTGGCCACACCCCGGTGA
- a CDS encoding SDR family NAD(P)-dependent oxidoreductase: protein MRITGSTVLLTGVTGGIGLTLARTLAAKGAKLVVTGRREDALKAVADELGARAVLADLADAADVARLAAECAGTDILIANAALPSSGDLLDYTPEQIDRSLAVNLRAPIMLARLLAPRMVDAGQGHIALIGSISGKAATKSSSLYNATKFGLRGFALAFRQDLHGTGVGVSLIQPGYVRDAGMFAATGAKTPAGARTVSPVQVARGVIRAVERNQCEVNVAPAELKALVAIAGQFPAFSERVQSRAGVDGTVRSIVEAQRKSR from the coding sequence ATGCGCATCACCGGATCAACCGTTCTCCTCACCGGGGTCACCGGCGGCATCGGCCTCACGCTGGCCCGCACGCTCGCCGCGAAGGGCGCGAAACTGGTGGTCACCGGGCGTCGCGAGGACGCCCTGAAGGCCGTGGCCGACGAACTCGGAGCGCGGGCCGTCCTCGCCGACCTCGCGGACGCGGCCGATGTCGCACGGCTGGCCGCGGAGTGCGCCGGGACCGACATCCTCATCGCCAATGCCGCCCTCCCGTCGAGCGGCGATCTGCTCGACTACACCCCCGAGCAGATCGACCGGTCCCTCGCCGTGAACCTGCGGGCGCCGATCATGCTGGCACGCTTGCTCGCCCCCCGGATGGTCGATGCGGGTCAGGGCCACATCGCGCTGATCGGCTCGATCTCCGGGAAGGCCGCCACCAAGTCGTCCTCCCTGTACAACGCGACGAAGTTCGGGCTGCGCGGCTTCGCGCTGGCGTTCCGTCAGGACCTGCACGGCACGGGCGTGGGGGTGTCGCTCATCCAGCCGGGATACGTCCGCGACGCCGGCATGTTCGCCGCGACCGGCGCGAAGACCCCCGCCGGCGCACGGACGGTGTCGCCCGTGCAGGTGGCGCGGGGCGTCATCCGGGCCGTCGAGCGCAACCAGTGCGAAGTCAACGTCGCACCCGCCGAGTTGAAGGCGCTCGTCGCGATCGCCGGGCAGTTCCCCGCCTTCTCCGAGCGGGTGCAGAGCCGTGCCGGGGTGGACGGCACGGTGCGCAGCATCGTCGAGGCGCAGCGCAAGAGCCGCTGA
- a CDS encoding DUF2993 domain-containing protein: MNRTAPSEAPARAAGHGTAASRPRRTRRWALAGASGLLVGLVLADRVAAGVAEGRMADRIAARQSALVAAPNVSIDGFPFLWHAAAGTYPQVEVEGRAETRDGLPVTAAFDLRDVSKKPGGYSAAAARAEFKVPLDALGAKRGPDVRLTGHDGRLEITRSVMGVPLVVTAALTLTGDTVTLEPTAASLAGRPLDPANPRIVAALKAAERKIPELPLGLSPSAISVDGSDVTVHSEAKDLALPART; encoded by the coding sequence ATGAACCGCACCGCTCCGTCCGAAGCTCCCGCGCGCGCCGCCGGACACGGCACGGCTGCGAGCCGTCCGCGACGAACCCGGCGCTGGGCCCTCGCGGGCGCAAGCGGGCTGCTCGTCGGCCTCGTACTCGCCGACCGCGTCGCCGCCGGCGTCGCCGAGGGCCGCATGGCCGACCGGATCGCCGCACGGCAGAGCGCCCTGGTGGCGGCGCCGAACGTCTCCATCGACGGCTTCCCCTTCCTGTGGCACGCGGCGGCCGGCACCTACCCGCAAGTGGAGGTCGAGGGCCGCGCCGAGACACGGGACGGACTGCCCGTCACCGCCGCCTTCGACCTGCGCGACGTGTCCAAGAAGCCGGGCGGGTACTCGGCGGCCGCGGCGAGGGCCGAGTTCAAGGTCCCGCTCGACGCGCTCGGGGCGAAACGCGGCCCGGACGTCCGGCTGACCGGGCACGACGGGCGGTTGGAGATCACCCGGTCCGTCATGGGGGTACCGCTCGTCGTGACCGCCGCGCTCACGCTCACCGGTGACACCGTCACGCTCGAACCGACCGCGGCCTCCCTGGCGGGCCGTCCCCTCGACCCGGCCAACCCCCGGATCGTGGCCGCGCTCAAGGCGGCGGAACGCAAGATACCGGAGCTGCCACTCGGCCTCTCCCCGTCGGCGATCTCCGTCGACGGAAGCGACGTGACCGTGCACAGCGAGGCGAAGGACCTCGCCCTCCCGGCCCGGACATGA
- a CDS encoding MMPL family transporter: MFVTLGRWCARRPKRVAAAWLLLLVSLAAAVGVLGSATTESVSIPGSDSQAAQDAARVFADSASGRQPLVLHTPADGVPLTSARARDAVQEAARALAGRDHVVAVTTPYEPAGAAALAPDGHTAYLSVELDVAGRDITADIAHDLVDAAEPAAAAGIEVTPGGNLAAAADKKSTRRSEIIGLVAAFAVLYLGFRKPIAAAVPLAVAVVGVGISLAVIGLTGHLMDMPSAGATIAAMIGLGVGIDYSLFCLTRFRELLATGKGIEDAAALTTGASGKAVAFAGAAVIAALASLALGGLPLLRALALAPGIAVLVAMAATLTLLPALLSLLGRRLAPAPVAGDALVARDTPTAPHAADLPEAPTVPDTPTVPDTPTAPQAADLPEAPRPPERGWARVARHVADRPWRYLLAGLAFFVLPALAAAQLSFGQLDGGDKSPGTAGRTAYDRLEAAFGPGVNGPLQVTDRLPKPASGPTDPAVTAVGEALKDTSGVAAVGPAQLSRDGRTVRWQVTPTTAPGDPDTAGLVHRLRDSTLPPVTRNTGREAHVGGVPATQLDLNDRLAQRLPAVIGLVLAIAALLLLLAFRSPLVAAKAAVLNLLSVAAAYGVLTALFQWGWGAAPLDLPGPVPVPGYVPLLMFAVLFGLSMDYEVFLLSAVREAWLATGDNHGSVIAGLGRTGRIITSAALIMVCVFLAYLLWDDPVVKMFGVGLATAVALDATVVRGLLVPTTMVLLGKANWWMPRWLDRLLPQMHIEGGGETPVPEPVRNA, translated from the coding sequence ATGTTCGTCACCCTGGGGCGCTGGTGCGCCCGTCGACCGAAGCGGGTCGCCGCAGCCTGGCTCCTGTTGCTGGTGAGCCTGGCCGCGGCGGTGGGCGTGCTCGGCAGCGCCACCACCGAATCGGTCTCCATACCCGGCAGCGACAGTCAGGCCGCCCAGGACGCCGCGCGCGTCTTCGCCGACTCCGCGTCGGGCCGCCAGCCCCTCGTCCTGCACACCCCCGCGGACGGCGTGCCGCTCACCTCGGCCCGCGCGCGCGACGCCGTCCAGGAGGCGGCCCGCGCCCTGGCCGGGCGCGACCACGTGGTCGCCGTCACCACCCCGTACGAGCCGGCCGGTGCTGCGGCCCTCGCACCCGACGGACACACCGCCTACCTGTCCGTCGAACTGGACGTGGCGGGCCGGGACATCACCGCGGACATCGCCCACGACCTCGTGGACGCCGCCGAACCGGCCGCAGCAGCCGGGATCGAGGTCACGCCCGGTGGCAACCTCGCCGCCGCGGCCGACAAGAAGTCCACCCGGCGCAGCGAGATCATCGGGCTCGTCGCGGCCTTCGCCGTCCTGTACCTCGGATTCCGCAAGCCGATCGCGGCCGCGGTGCCGCTGGCCGTCGCCGTCGTGGGCGTCGGCATCTCGCTCGCGGTGATCGGCCTGACCGGCCACCTGATGGACATGCCGTCCGCCGGCGCCACCATTGCCGCGATGATCGGGCTCGGTGTGGGCATCGACTACAGCCTCTTCTGTCTCACGCGCTTCCGTGAACTGCTCGCCACCGGGAAGGGGATCGAGGACGCCGCCGCCCTCACGACCGGGGCCTCGGGCAAGGCCGTGGCCTTCGCCGGCGCCGCGGTCATCGCGGCACTCGCCAGTCTGGCCCTCGGCGGCCTGCCCCTGCTCCGGGCACTGGCGCTCGCACCCGGCATAGCCGTCCTGGTCGCCATGGCGGCCACCCTCACCCTGCTGCCTGCGCTGCTCTCCCTGCTGGGACGGCGCCTGGCCCCCGCCCCGGTGGCAGGGGACGCCCTGGTCGCACGGGACACCCCGACCGCCCCGCACGCCGCCGACCTGCCGGAGGCCCCGACCGTCCCCGACACCCCGACCGTCCCCGACACCCCGACCGCCCCGCAGGCCGCCGACCTGCCGGAGGCCCCCCGGCCGCCGGAGCGCGGCTGGGCGCGCGTCGCCCGGCACGTCGCCGACCGGCCCTGGCGGTACCTGCTGGCGGGCCTCGCCTTCTTCGTGCTGCCGGCACTCGCCGCGGCCCAGCTGTCCTTCGGCCAGCTCGACGGCGGCGACAAGTCCCCCGGGACGGCCGGCCGTACGGCCTACGACCGCCTCGAAGCCGCATTCGGCCCCGGCGTCAACGGACCGCTCCAGGTCACCGACCGGCTGCCGAAGCCGGCGTCCGGACCCACGGACCCGGCCGTCACGGCCGTCGGCGAAGCACTGAAGGACACCAGCGGGGTCGCCGCGGTCGGACCGGCGCAGCTGAGCCGCGACGGCAGGACCGTTCGCTGGCAGGTCACCCCCACCACTGCGCCCGGCGATCCGGACACCGCCGGCCTGGTCCACCGCCTGCGCGACAGCACCCTCCCGCCCGTCACCCGGAACACCGGCCGGGAAGCCCACGTCGGCGGCGTCCCCGCGACCCAGCTGGACCTCAACGACCGGCTCGCGCAGCGCCTGCCCGCCGTCATCGGGCTCGTCCTCGCCATCGCCGCGCTGCTCCTCCTGCTGGCCTTCCGCTCCCCGCTGGTCGCCGCCAAGGCGGCCGTGCTGAACCTCCTCTCGGTGGCTGCCGCCTACGGTGTGCTCACCGCGCTCTTCCAGTGGGGCTGGGGAGCGGCGCCGCTCGACCTGCCGGGGCCCGTGCCGGTCCCCGGGTACGTACCGCTGCTGATGTTCGCGGTCCTGTTCGGGCTGTCCATGGACTACGAGGTCTTCCTGCTGAGCGCCGTCCGCGAGGCATGGCTGGCGACCGGGGACAACCACGGCTCGGTGATCGCCGGCCTCGGCAGGACCGGGAGGATCATCACCTCGGCCGCGCTGATCATGGTGTGCGTCTTCCTCGCCTACCTCTTGTGGGACGACCCCGTCGTCAAGATGTTCGGGGTCGGCCTCGCCACCGCGGTCGCGCTCGACGCCACCGTCGTCCGCGGGCTCCTCGTCCCCACCACGATGGTCCTGCTCGGCAAGGCCAACTGGTGGATGCCCCGATGGCTCGACCGGCTGCTGCCGCAGATGCACATCGAAGGCGGCGGCGAGACACCCGTACCCGAACCCGTGAGGAACGCATGA
- a CDS encoding TetR/AcrR family transcriptional regulator, protein MQQSAQQPEERLTDGRAERSRQSRVKIADAVLALLDEGESHFPAERVAERAGVSRRLVFHHYADMSQLVETAIARRLEQLIEQIRPLPTDGPRAARVSALTEQRARILEWITPAQLTLLRLEQPGDRISEVKREVLDFARARLVEIFGEELDRAPAGRRTELLHGLDAVTTWGAWYHWRSSGLSVEAATRTMETAVHALLATTDTA, encoded by the coding sequence GTGCAGCAGTCGGCTCAGCAGCCAGAGGAACGACTCACGGACGGCCGCGCCGAGCGCAGCCGACAGTCCCGCGTGAAGATCGCGGACGCGGTACTGGCCCTGCTCGACGAGGGGGAATCGCACTTCCCCGCGGAACGCGTCGCCGAGCGCGCCGGCGTTTCCCGCCGACTGGTCTTCCACCACTACGCCGACATGTCCCAGCTGGTCGAGACGGCCATCGCGAGGCGCCTGGAGCAGCTGATCGAGCAGATCAGGCCCCTACCGACGGACGGTCCGCGGGCCGCACGGGTCTCGGCGCTCACGGAGCAACGCGCACGGATCCTGGAATGGATCACACCGGCCCAGCTGACCCTGCTGCGCCTGGAGCAGCCCGGTGACCGGATCAGCGAGGTCAAGCGGGAAGTCCTGGACTTCGCACGGGCACGGCTGGTCGAGATCTTCGGCGAGGAGCTCGACCGGGCGCCCGCCGGGCGCAGGACCGAACTGCTCCACGGGCTGGACGCCGTGACCACGTGGGGCGCCTGGTACCACTGGCGCAGCAGCGGCCTGAGCGTCGAGGCCGCAACCCGGACGATGGAAACGGCCGTGCACGCCCTGCTGGCCACCACGGACACGGCCTAG
- the nadE gene encoding ammonia-dependent NAD(+) synthetase, whose product MSRPASTVLQQEIARELQVSESFDAHREIERRVAFLAEALTSTGLRSLVLGISGGVDSTTAGRLCQLAVERAREAGHGATFHAMRLPYGVQADEKDAQLALGFINADRVLTVDVKPASDAALEAALAGGTVFRDAHHQDFVQGNIKARQRMIAQYAVAGAHDGLVVGTDHAAEAVSGFFTKFGDGAADLVPLTGLTKRRVRALADVLGAPAELVWKTPTADLETLDPGKADEDALGVTYDDIDDFLEGKPVDERAFDTIVRRYRLTEHKRQLPIAPTH is encoded by the coding sequence GTGAGCCGGCCGGCGTCCACCGTTCTGCAGCAGGAGATCGCCCGGGAACTCCAGGTGTCGGAGTCCTTCGACGCACACCGGGAGATCGAGCGCCGGGTGGCCTTCCTGGCGGAAGCCCTCACCTCGACGGGCCTGCGCTCCCTGGTGCTCGGGATCAGCGGCGGAGTGGACTCCACCACGGCCGGACGGCTGTGCCAGCTCGCCGTGGAGCGGGCCCGCGAAGCCGGGCACGGGGCGACGTTCCACGCGATGCGGCTGCCGTACGGTGTCCAGGCCGACGAGAAGGACGCCCAGCTCGCGCTCGGTTTCATCAACGCCGACCGGGTGCTGACGGTGGACGTCAAGCCCGCCAGCGACGCCGCGCTGGAGGCCGCCCTCGCCGGCGGCACCGTCTTCCGGGACGCCCACCACCAGGACTTCGTACAGGGCAACATCAAGGCCCGCCAGCGCATGATCGCCCAGTACGCGGTGGCCGGCGCCCACGACGGCCTGGTCGTCGGTACCGACCACGCGGCGGAGGCGGTGTCCGGCTTCTTCACGAAGTTCGGCGACGGCGCGGCCGACCTGGTCCCGCTGACCGGGCTGACCAAGCGCCGGGTGCGCGCCCTGGCCGACGTCCTGGGCGCCCCCGCCGAGCTGGTCTGGAAGACCCCCACGGCGGACCTGGAGACCCTGGACCCGGGCAAGGCCGACGAGGACGCGCTGGGTGTCACGTACGACGACATCGACGACTTCCTGGAGGGCAAGCCGGTCGACGAGCGCGCCTTCGACACGATCGTCCGCCGCTACCGCCTGACCGAACACAAGCGCCAACTCCCGATCGCCCCGACCCACTGA